Proteins encoded by one window of Fusarium graminearum PH-1 chromosome 1, whole genome shotgun sequence:
- a CDS encoding TBC1 domain family member 22A has product MPKKSEGKILRPQYKEILKDPANALHLINYPTVPANATPKETDAINSRITRINKFKKLLQASTISLPDLRQLAWSGVPQEVRAITWQLLLSYLPANSERRVATLERKRKEYLDGVRQAFERGGGPTTTSANTASTGRTRGLDEAIWHQISIDVPRTNPHIELYSYEATQRSLERILYLWAVRHPASGYVQGINDLVTPFWQVFLGIYIGDPDIESGMDPGQLPKSVLDAVEADSFWCLTKLLDGIQDHYIVAQPRYPATGYCAARLDSAYRCQFVKAFRAGGYRVHPIQFPLDELSLDARIQCQKHYSNVGHLFGRRAGFLRIPFVCVCGLSCEMVR; this is encoded by the exons ATGCCCAAGAAAAGTGAGGGCAAGATACTTCGGCCGCAGTATAAGGAAATTCTAAAAG ACCCCGCCAATGCTCTACACCTAATCAACTACCCTACCGTACCAGCCAACGCCACTCCTAAAGAGACCGATGCTATTAATTCTCGAATCACACGTATAAATAAGTTCAAAAAGCTCCTGCAAGCGTCAACCATCTCGTTGCCCGACTTGAGGCAACTCGCCTGGTCTGGTGTGCCGCAAGAGGTTCGCGCCATTACCTGGCAACTGCTGCTGAGTTATCTTCCCGCGAATAGCGAGCGCCGGGTTGCCACTTTGGAGAGGAAGCGAAAAGAATACTTAGACGGTGTTCGTCAGGCTTttgagagaggaggaggtcCTACAACCACATCGGCAAACACAGCCTCCACAGGCCGAACCCGAGGCCTGGATGAGGCCATCTGGCACCAAATCAGCATCGATGTACCCCGGACCAACCCGCATATTGAGCTGTACAGCTACGAAGCCACGCAACGGTCACTTGAGCGCATTCTGTATCTGTGGGCTGTGCGACACCCAGCAAGTGGTTACGTTCAGGGCATCAACGACCTTGTAACGCCGTTCTGGCAAGTGTTTCTTGGCATTTATATCGGAGACCCAGATATCGAATCAGGAATGGACCCGGGGCAACTTCCCAAGTCTGTATTGGATGCAGTAGAAGCCGATTCTTTCTGGTGTCTTACAAAGCTACTCGATGGCATTCAGGACCACTATATCGTGGCACAGCCCAGGTATCCAGCGACAGGTTACTGCGCTGCGCGACTTGACAGCGCGTATAGATGCCAATTTGTCAAAGCATTTAGAGCAGGAGGGTATCGAGTTCATCCAATTCAGTTTCCGTTGGATGAATTGTCTCTTGATGCGAGAATTCAGTGTCAAAAACACTATTCGAATGTGGGACACTTATTTG GCCGAAGAGCAGGGTTTCTCCGAATTCCATTTGTATGTGTGTGCGGCCTTTCTTGTGAAATGGTCCGATAA